One genomic window of Corallococcus exiguus includes the following:
- a CDS encoding putative zinc-binding metallopeptidase — MPVIGLPFYLADPDLQSIEAELGGSAETEAEILMYLRHEAGHAFNYAYRLYDTDEWRRVFGDYGRPYQDDYKPRPFSRRYVFHISGWYAQKHPDEDFAETFAVWLTPGSDWAKRYQGWGALKKLQYVEDIAKRLGRTTPSVQLAEPDFTTEEMEGTVQDHYRQRELDEKVDVELRNAFDHALEDIFWGPGEAPVNAATLVQAERQRLLSTVGHYAGVSRGVVRALVDHLAERTAALNLTLHPDDSREAAMQLASLVTVLAMNYLHTDCFFED, encoded by the coding sequence GTGCCCGTCATCGGCCTGCCCTTCTACCTGGCGGATCCGGACCTGCAGTCCATCGAAGCGGAGCTGGGCGGCAGCGCGGAGACGGAAGCCGAAATCCTGATGTATCTGCGCCACGAGGCGGGCCACGCGTTCAACTACGCGTACCGCCTCTACGACACGGACGAGTGGCGCCGCGTCTTCGGCGACTACGGCCGGCCCTACCAGGACGACTACAAGCCCCGGCCCTTCTCGCGCCGGTACGTCTTCCACATCTCCGGCTGGTACGCGCAGAAACACCCGGACGAGGACTTCGCGGAGACCTTCGCGGTGTGGCTCACGCCGGGCAGCGACTGGGCGAAGCGCTACCAGGGTTGGGGCGCGCTCAAGAAGCTCCAGTACGTGGAGGACATCGCGAAGCGCCTGGGCCGCACGACACCGTCCGTGCAGCTGGCCGAGCCCGACTTCACCACCGAGGAGATGGAGGGCACCGTCCAGGACCACTACCGCCAGCGGGAGCTGGACGAGAAGGTGGACGTGGAGCTGCGCAACGCCTTCGACCACGCGCTGGAGGACATCTTCTGGGGGCCGGGCGAGGCACCGGTGAACGCGGCGACGCTGGTGCAGGCGGAGCGCCAGCGCCTCCTGTCCACCGTGGGCCACTACGCGGGGGTGAGCCGGGGCGTGGTGCGCGCGCTCGTGGACCACCTGGCGGAGCGCACCGCCGCACTGAACCTCACCCTGCACCCGGACGACAGCCGCGAGGCGGCGATGCAGCTGGCGTCGCTCGTCACCGTGCTGGCGATGAACTACCTGCACACCGATTGCTTCTTCGAGGACTGA
- a CDS encoding D-alanine--D-alanine ligase family protein: MPVKSLRIAILHYQTKDDPTDPVVKQVGAALRAAGHDPLEVRVDESVSDLVQKLTHTHADLVFNLCETFAEDYRLEVNVAAVLELARMPFTGAGTAGLLLAQDKVLAKQLLQFHGVLTPRFATFDGTSFQTSGDLSFPLVVKPARSDASLGLGVEKDMEGLARRVKKIRQEYDDEALAEEYIEGRELYVGVVGDAAKPEVLPVVELDFGSRWNRKRMKIANREVKFGPETPGSPRLVLPKDLSDELKGRMERAAVTAFRALKLRDYARIDFRVSSRTNEPYLLEVNPNPYLETQCEVAMGAKERGLGYEALVQRIVDTAARRHGLGVGPKATAGAPSREPAPAPH, translated from the coding sequence ATGCCCGTGAAGTCCCTGCGCATCGCAATCCTCCACTACCAGACGAAGGACGACCCGACAGATCCCGTGGTGAAGCAGGTGGGCGCGGCGCTGCGCGCGGCCGGCCACGACCCCCTGGAGGTGCGCGTGGACGAGAGCGTCTCCGACCTGGTGCAGAAGCTCACGCACACCCACGCGGACCTGGTCTTCAACCTCTGCGAGACGTTCGCGGAGGACTACCGGCTGGAGGTCAACGTCGCGGCGGTGCTGGAGCTGGCGCGCATGCCCTTCACGGGCGCCGGCACCGCAGGGCTGCTGCTCGCGCAGGACAAGGTGCTCGCCAAACAGCTGCTCCAGTTCCACGGCGTGCTCACGCCCCGCTTCGCCACCTTCGACGGCACGTCGTTCCAGACGAGCGGCGACTTGTCCTTCCCGCTGGTGGTGAAGCCGGCGCGCTCGGATGCATCCCTGGGCCTGGGCGTCGAGAAGGACATGGAGGGGCTGGCGAGACGGGTGAAGAAGATCCGTCAGGAGTACGACGACGAGGCGCTGGCGGAGGAGTACATCGAGGGCCGCGAGCTGTACGTGGGCGTGGTGGGGGACGCGGCGAAGCCGGAGGTGCTGCCGGTGGTGGAGCTGGACTTCGGCTCCCGGTGGAACCGCAAGCGGATGAAGATCGCCAACCGCGAGGTGAAGTTCGGCCCGGAGACGCCGGGCAGTCCGCGCCTGGTGCTGCCCAAGGACTTGTCGGATGAATTGAAGGGCCGCATGGAGCGCGCGGCCGTCACGGCGTTCCGCGCGCTCAAGCTGCGCGACTACGCGCGCATCGACTTCCGCGTGTCCAGCCGCACCAACGAACCCTACCTCCTGGAGGTGAACCCCAACCCCTACCTGGAGACCCAGTGCGAGGTGGCCATGGGGGCGAAGGAGCGCGGCCTGGGCTACGAGGCGCTCGTGCAGCGCATCGTGGACACTGCGGCCCGGCGCCACGGCCTGGGCGTGGGGCCCAAGGCCACGGCGGGTGCGCCCTCTCGGGAACCGGCCCCCGCCCCGCACTGA
- a CDS encoding FUSC family protein has product MTTSRHRARIPVARPEALLYGGRVLHRQFLDHAKAVARFAPVRPAVKAGLRAALAFFVPTVLGTALHLPATLWLAIGGFNTSFVDKGGSYHARFRAMGGTALAAAVSAVLGGLAGMHPALAIPATLLWVTACSFAGVYGAASNITGNIAATTFVIALGLPADSVVHALESGLAVLGGSAWAMVLSLVLWPIRPYRPARKAVAACFDAVADYAEGLSRTVQGAREDAWQALIQEQHGRIRELLELARTTLAATRQGRVERGRGERLLVLLESVDAMFMGLIALGEQLESLGPPVSGPVGDPRAAVAVALLDCANTARDLVRLVEQEGRDRRPQPEWDGRALRDALGDLDARGLVTRLERARLSDIARLLTELRERADVALDTACRLAGPLTEAPPPARALAEESHASLLDPVRAHLTLDSEVLRHALRAGLTTTAAVYVASVFRPNHGYWVTITVLTIMQPYTGPTYLKALQRVLGTVVGGLLAIAVSSWLQNPHAMMGLLFCTAALCVSLIPLNYGLYTIFATLTFVLLAELGSGDWTLAPVRIVNTLIGGALALAGTFFLWQRSENQRFPAQMADALRADREFFNVLARAWQRNGPPEAAALAEARRKLGLATINAETSFQRLLTEPRWRTEAVEPLMTLLAFTRRFAAVCTLLASRRSVPSTLAVQEALSRFARAIDASIEDLADSVHHGRRPKPLPAFDTLIGWNVPTPDAPGAAMSAEAPLLQSQLERLARQLTVLHTAAVRRLEALPQPSKINKH; this is encoded by the coding sequence GTGACGACCTCACGGCATCGGGCCCGGATTCCGGTGGCCCGGCCGGAGGCGTTGCTCTATGGGGGACGGGTGCTCCACCGTCAGTTCCTGGACCATGCGAAGGCCGTGGCCCGCTTCGCGCCCGTGCGGCCCGCGGTGAAGGCGGGCCTCCGGGCCGCGCTCGCGTTCTTCGTCCCCACCGTCCTGGGCACCGCGCTGCATCTGCCCGCCACCCTGTGGCTGGCGATCGGCGGCTTCAACACGTCCTTCGTCGACAAGGGCGGCTCCTACCACGCCCGCTTCCGCGCCATGGGCGGCACGGCGCTGGCGGCGGCGGTGTCCGCGGTGCTGGGCGGCCTCGCGGGGATGCACCCCGCCCTGGCCATTCCCGCGACCCTGCTGTGGGTGACGGCGTGCAGCTTCGCGGGCGTGTACGGCGCGGCGTCGAACATCACCGGCAACATCGCCGCCACCACCTTCGTCATCGCGCTGGGGCTGCCTGCTGACAGCGTCGTGCACGCGCTGGAGTCCGGCCTGGCGGTGCTGGGCGGCTCCGCGTGGGCCATGGTGCTGTCGCTGGTGCTCTGGCCCATCCGCCCCTACCGGCCCGCGCGCAAGGCGGTGGCGGCTTGCTTCGACGCGGTGGCGGACTACGCGGAAGGACTGTCGCGCACGGTCCAGGGCGCGCGCGAGGACGCATGGCAGGCGCTCATCCAGGAGCAGCACGGGCGCATCCGCGAGCTGCTGGAACTGGCGCGCACCACGCTCGCGGCCACGCGTCAGGGCCGGGTCGAGCGCGGCCGGGGTGAGCGGCTGCTGGTGCTGCTGGAGTCCGTGGACGCGATGTTCATGGGGCTCATCGCCCTGGGCGAGCAGTTGGAGAGCCTGGGCCCGCCGGTGAGTGGCCCCGTGGGAGACCCGCGCGCGGCGGTGGCCGTGGCGCTGCTGGACTGCGCGAACACGGCCAGGGACCTGGTGCGGCTGGTGGAGCAGGAGGGCCGCGACCGCAGGCCCCAGCCGGAGTGGGACGGACGTGCGCTGCGCGACGCGCTCGGAGACCTGGACGCGCGCGGACTCGTCACGCGACTGGAGCGGGCGCGGCTGTCGGACATCGCGCGGCTGCTCACGGAGCTGCGCGAGCGCGCGGACGTGGCGCTGGACACCGCGTGCCGGCTGGCCGGCCCCCTCACTGAAGCCCCGCCTCCCGCTCGCGCGCTGGCCGAGGAGTCGCACGCGTCCCTGCTGGATCCGGTGCGCGCGCACCTCACGCTGGATTCAGAGGTGCTGCGGCACGCGCTGCGCGCGGGGCTCACCACCACGGCGGCGGTGTACGTGGCCAGCGTGTTCCGGCCGAACCACGGCTACTGGGTGACCATCACCGTCCTCACCATCATGCAGCCGTACACCGGCCCCACCTACCTCAAGGCGCTCCAGCGTGTGCTGGGGACGGTGGTGGGCGGACTGCTGGCCATCGCCGTGTCGTCCTGGCTGCAGAATCCGCACGCGATGATGGGCCTGTTGTTCTGCACCGCGGCGCTGTGCGTGAGCCTCATCCCGCTCAACTACGGGCTGTACACCATCTTCGCCACGCTCACCTTCGTGCTGCTGGCGGAGCTAGGCAGCGGGGACTGGACGCTGGCGCCGGTGCGCATCGTCAACACGCTCATCGGCGGCGCGCTGGCGCTCGCGGGCACCTTCTTCCTGTGGCAGCGCTCGGAGAACCAGCGCTTCCCGGCGCAGATGGCGGACGCGCTGCGCGCGGACCGCGAGTTCTTCAACGTTCTGGCCCGCGCGTGGCAGCGGAACGGGCCACCGGAAGCGGCGGCGCTGGCGGAGGCGCGCCGCAAGCTGGGACTGGCCACCATCAACGCGGAGACGTCCTTCCAGCGACTGCTCACCGAACCGCGCTGGCGCACGGAGGCGGTGGAGCCGCTGATGACGCTGCTCGCCTTCACCCGCCGGTTCGCAGCTGTCTGCACCCTGCTCGCGTCGCGGCGCTCCGTGCCCTCCACCCTGGCGGTACAGGAGGCCCTGTCGCGCTTCGCGCGCGCCATCGACGCGAGCATCGAGGACCTGGCGGACTCGGTGCACCACGGCCGCCGCCCCAAGCCCCTGCCCGCCTTCGACACGCTCATCGGCTGGAACGTCCCCACCCCGGACGCCCCCGGCGCCGCGATGAGCGCCGAAGCTCCCCTGCTCCAATCCCAATTGGAGCGACTGGCGCGCCAGCTCACGGTGCTCCACACCGCCGCCGTCCGCCGCCTGGAGGCTCTCCCTCAGCCATCCAAGATTAACAAGCATTAG
- a CDS encoding RICIN domain-containing protein, translating into MSPWLSRVPLQGLLLAASTLLPLAASAANETVRVWLTTSSGSTLSKKLNAEANKAFGPETGSATAIDVNEGVTYQTLDGFGGALTDSSAWLIFNSPQRTAIMNDLFSVTAGAGQSAIRLPMGASDFARNNYTYDDTCCDLNDFSVGHDTAYILPLLKQARAINPEVKIFALPWSAPAWMKFNNSLTGGGYLRNDLYGTYANYFVRFVQAYQTNGVPIHALSLQNEPHNANGGYATMQMESNDQSIFAAQHLRPALNAAGFNGVKVLAWDHNWHDGTGPAGYPHEVMAYNGGQAQSAVAGVAYHCYESPEGSYSVQSAFHDAYPAKEVHFTECTGGFWATNAAANLEWALQNNLFGPLRHWSRTSFYWNLALDPNHGPRVGGCADCRGMFTVDNAAGTYTRNEEYYAWAHLAKVVRPGAVRVGATSLGNNNIETLAFRNPDGSRALIALNSNDGATLSFKVRWNGQSFEYTLPPRSVASFQWGGTSGPQGPWYRLINKATGKCVDIVGPSAADGTGLHQWTCHTGASQQWSLVATNSGYSRLVSRHSGKAVDVADAGQADGARVQQWSWAGGANQQFKPVATTGGYSRFEARHSGKVLDVSNCWSSGDGATVQQWVWSNNDCQQFRLEAMP; encoded by the coding sequence ATGTCCCCCTGGTTGTCCCGCGTCCCCCTTCAGGGCCTGCTGCTGGCCGCCTCCACCCTCCTGCCGCTCGCGGCGAGCGCGGCGAACGAGACCGTGCGGGTGTGGCTGACGACGTCGTCCGGCAGCACGCTGTCGAAGAAGCTCAACGCCGAGGCGAACAAGGCGTTCGGTCCGGAGACGGGCAGCGCGACGGCCATCGACGTGAACGAAGGCGTGACGTACCAGACGCTCGATGGGTTCGGCGGCGCGCTGACGGATTCGTCCGCGTGGCTCATCTTCAACTCGCCGCAGCGCACGGCCATCATGAACGACCTGTTCAGCGTGACCGCGGGCGCGGGCCAGAGCGCCATCCGTCTGCCCATGGGCGCGTCCGACTTCGCGCGCAACAACTACACCTACGACGACACCTGCTGCGACCTGAACGACTTCTCCGTGGGCCACGACACGGCGTACATCCTGCCGCTCTTGAAGCAGGCGCGCGCCATCAACCCGGAGGTGAAGATCTTCGCGCTGCCGTGGAGCGCGCCCGCGTGGATGAAGTTCAACAACTCGCTCACCGGCGGCGGCTACCTGCGCAACGACTTGTACGGCACCTACGCCAACTATTTCGTGCGCTTCGTGCAGGCCTACCAGACGAACGGCGTGCCCATCCACGCGCTGAGCCTCCAGAACGAGCCGCACAACGCCAACGGCGGCTACGCGACCATGCAGATGGAGTCCAACGACCAGTCCATCTTCGCCGCGCAGCACCTGCGCCCCGCGCTCAACGCCGCGGGCTTCAACGGCGTGAAGGTGCTGGCGTGGGACCACAACTGGCACGACGGCACGGGCCCCGCGGGCTACCCGCATGAGGTGATGGCCTACAACGGCGGTCAGGCGCAGAGCGCCGTCGCGGGCGTGGCGTACCACTGCTACGAGAGCCCGGAGGGCAGCTACAGCGTCCAGTCCGCCTTCCACGACGCGTACCCCGCCAAGGAGGTGCACTTCACCGAGTGCACCGGCGGCTTCTGGGCCACCAACGCCGCGGCGAACCTGGAGTGGGCGCTGCAGAACAACCTCTTCGGGCCGCTGCGCCACTGGTCGCGCACGTCCTTCTACTGGAACCTGGCGTTGGATCCGAACCACGGACCGCGCGTGGGCGGCTGCGCGGACTGCCGGGGCATGTTCACCGTGGACAACGCCGCGGGCACGTACACGCGCAACGAGGAGTACTACGCGTGGGCGCACCTGGCGAAGGTGGTGCGGCCGGGCGCGGTGCGCGTGGGCGCCACGTCGCTGGGCAACAACAACATCGAGACGCTCGCCTTCCGCAACCCGGACGGCTCGCGCGCGCTCATCGCGCTGAACTCGAATGACGGCGCCACGCTGTCCTTCAAGGTCCGCTGGAACGGGCAGTCCTTCGAGTACACGCTGCCGCCGCGCTCGGTGGCGTCCTTCCAGTGGGGCGGGACGTCCGGTCCGCAGGGGCCGTGGTACCGGCTGATCAACAAGGCCACGGGCAAGTGCGTGGACATCGTGGGCCCGTCCGCGGCGGACGGCACCGGGCTGCACCAGTGGACGTGCCACACGGGCGCAAGCCAGCAGTGGTCCCTGGTGGCCACGAACAGCGGCTATTCGCGGCTGGTGTCGCGCCACAGCGGCAAGGCGGTGGACGTGGCGGACGCGGGCCAGGCGGACGGCGCGCGCGTGCAGCAGTGGTCCTGGGCGGGCGGCGCCAACCAGCAGTTCAAGCCGGTGGCCACCACCGGCGGCTACTCCCGCTTCGAGGCCCGCCACAGCGGCAAGGTGCTGGACGTGAGCAACTGCTGGAGCAGCGGCGACGGGGCCACCGTCCAGCAGTGGGTCTGGTCCAACAACGACTGCCAGCAGTTCCGCCTGGAAGCCATGCCCTGA
- a CDS encoding alpha/beta fold hydrolase, translated as MKGTAGEVFVDDGGTGQGTPVVFVHSACGDTRQWAAQLQLVRKQRRAVALDLRGHGQSTLTSDADFTVEDFSQDVATVVDGLGLSRVVLVGHSLGGAVCVAYAAAHPERVAGLFLLDPASDGREVPKEAAEGMMAALDTDGWTQVIEQYWGTLLEPSTPQVREQVLGQLRRTQRGAVKAAMGSLLKFDPVTALKRYPGPALSVITPLNQTPGAYHVLVPSLPSKLVTGTGHWVQLDAPEQVNTLLDGFLATVP; from the coding sequence ATGAAGGGCACGGCGGGTGAGGTGTTCGTGGACGATGGCGGGACGGGGCAGGGCACACCGGTGGTGTTCGTGCACTCGGCCTGTGGAGACACGCGGCAGTGGGCCGCGCAGCTCCAACTCGTGCGCAAGCAGCGCCGCGCGGTCGCGTTGGACCTCAGGGGGCATGGCCAGTCCACGCTCACGTCGGACGCGGACTTCACGGTGGAGGACTTCTCCCAGGACGTGGCCACCGTGGTGGACGGGCTGGGGCTGTCCCGCGTGGTGCTGGTGGGGCACAGCCTGGGCGGCGCGGTGTGCGTGGCGTACGCGGCGGCGCACCCGGAGCGCGTCGCGGGGCTCTTCCTGTTGGACCCGGCGTCCGACGGCCGCGAGGTTCCAAAGGAGGCGGCCGAGGGGATGATGGCCGCGCTCGACACCGACGGTTGGACGCAGGTCATCGAGCAGTACTGGGGCACGCTGCTGGAGCCATCCACGCCCCAGGTGCGCGAGCAGGTGCTGGGGCAGCTGCGGCGCACGCAGCGTGGGGCAGTGAAGGCGGCCATGGGCTCGCTGCTCAAGTTCGATCCCGTCACCGCGCTGAAGCGCTACCCGGGACCGGCCCTGTCCGTCATCACGCCGCTCAACCAGACCCCCGGCGCGTACCACGTGCTCGTCCCGAGTCTTCCCTCGAAGCTCGTGACGGGCACGGGGCACTGGGTGCAGCTGGACGCCCCCGAGCAGGTGAACACCCTGCTCGATGGCTTCCTGGCGACGGTGCCCTGA
- a CDS encoding ATP-binding response regulator produces MNSSDAKNAQAGRTTVTVLNVNDDPATLYLLSLTLKQGGYQVLEATGGREALRLAQGQPDLVLLDVHMPDIDGYEVCRRLRADEATHDLLIAHLSSVSVQREDRVRGLAQGADAYWTRPLAEDELLANIEAMLRLQTRARDAVRARDRFLSIAAHELKTPLTVLRLNLERAVEMVVNDADAGGALEKRLTPAVRQLTRLQHLVDNLLDVSLLSTQGVALQVDTVDFSQLVREQVERFQAPARSANVTLTAELPDAPVLLFGDPRMLEQAVGHLLSNAIKFGEDRPAKARLSTHEGHAVLTVEDQGVGIAPEDHARVFRRFERVPSGGRFDGLGLGLYLAQEIAAAHDGTLSVKSAPGQGACFELRLPLHRTQRY; encoded by the coding sequence GTGAATTCCTCCGACGCCAAGAACGCCCAGGCTGGCCGCACCACCGTCACGGTCCTCAACGTCAATGACGACCCGGCGACGCTGTACCTGCTGAGCCTCACGCTGAAGCAGGGCGGCTACCAGGTGCTCGAGGCCACGGGAGGGCGCGAGGCGCTCCGGCTCGCCCAGGGGCAGCCCGACCTGGTGCTGCTGGACGTGCACATGCCGGACATCGACGGCTACGAGGTGTGCCGCCGCCTGCGCGCGGACGAGGCCACGCACGACCTGCTCATCGCCCACCTGTCGTCCGTGTCCGTCCAGCGCGAGGACCGCGTGCGGGGCCTGGCCCAGGGCGCGGACGCGTACTGGACGCGACCCCTGGCGGAGGACGAGCTGCTCGCGAACATCGAGGCGATGCTGCGCCTGCAGACCCGCGCCCGGGACGCCGTGCGCGCGCGAGACCGCTTCCTCAGCATCGCCGCGCATGAGCTGAAGACGCCCCTCACCGTGCTGCGCCTCAACCTGGAGCGCGCGGTGGAGATGGTGGTGAACGACGCGGACGCGGGCGGCGCCCTGGAGAAGCGCCTCACGCCCGCGGTGCGCCAGCTCACGCGGCTTCAGCATCTGGTGGACAACCTGCTGGACGTGTCCCTCCTGTCCACGCAAGGCGTGGCGCTCCAGGTGGACACGGTGGACTTCTCCCAGCTGGTGCGCGAGCAGGTGGAGCGCTTCCAGGCTCCGGCCCGCAGCGCGAACGTGACCCTGACCGCGGAGCTGCCGGACGCGCCCGTCCTCCTCTTCGGCGACCCGCGCATGCTGGAGCAGGCCGTGGGCCACCTCTTGTCCAACGCCATCAAGTTCGGCGAGGACCGGCCCGCGAAGGCGCGCCTGTCCACGCACGAGGGCCACGCGGTGCTCACCGTGGAGGACCAGGGCGTGGGCATCGCGCCCGAGGACCACGCTCGCGTCTTCCGCCGCTTCGAGCGCGTGCCCTCTGGCGGTCGCTTCGACGGGCTGGGCCTGGGGCTCTACCTGGCCCAGGAGATCGCCGCCGCGCACGACGGCACGCTGAGCGTGAAGAGCGCCCCGGGCCAGGGCGCGTGTTTCGAGTTGAGGCTGCCCCTGCATCGCACCCAGCGGTACTGA
- a CDS encoding ATPase domain-containing protein → MSNTEDADGSTPSSEGKSPTKRLVTNVPRLDFITKGGLIQGSSYAIIGPPGSGKTVLANQIAFQHVKNGGKALYVTLLSESHGRLLENLSQMTFFDPDVIPDRLQYLSGYRNLERDGLKGLLELLRKNAQAHGTTLLIIDGMDAAKEFAPSDQSFKRFLQDLQAFCSILGCTTLMLAPHHEGEIHPENTAVDGIFELSLWLHGPRAVRELIAIKFRGGPSLLGRHEVEISNQGILIHPRTEVQFAHPAAEGREDRIRMPFGIPRLDEALRGGVLSGSTTLLLGAPGTGKTLLGLHFLLEGARAGQPGVYFGFFETPPRLIEKAEGTGMGDLKKYVDEGLIEIQWQPPLEHNMDSLAERLLERIEERKVDRLRLFIDGVAGFRSAAVYPDRLGRFFSALTHQLRMMDVTTLYSDETPLFSPGVEMPQPEAASTVENVILVRYVELRSQLYRLLSIMKMRESAYDSGIREFSISEQGIEVAGTFESAESILTGHARLTGGESSRSDRVKAPLGPKKKKQARKAPAKKKPASKKAPAGTSRRRRS, encoded by the coding sequence GTGTCGAACACCGAAGACGCGGACGGCAGCACCCCGTCCAGCGAAGGCAAGAGTCCGACGAAGCGCCTCGTCACCAATGTGCCCCGGCTGGACTTCATCACCAAGGGCGGCCTCATCCAGGGCTCGTCCTACGCCATCATTGGCCCACCGGGCTCCGGCAAGACGGTGCTGGCCAACCAGATTGCGTTCCAGCACGTGAAGAACGGCGGCAAGGCGCTCTACGTGACGCTGCTGTCGGAGTCGCATGGGCGCTTGCTGGAGAACCTGTCGCAGATGACGTTCTTCGACCCCGACGTCATCCCGGACCGGCTCCAGTACCTCAGCGGCTACCGCAACCTGGAGCGCGACGGGCTCAAGGGCCTGCTGGAGCTCTTGCGCAAGAACGCCCAGGCGCACGGCACCACGCTGCTCATCATCGACGGCATGGACGCGGCGAAGGAGTTCGCCCCCTCGGACCAGAGCTTCAAGCGCTTCCTCCAGGACCTGCAGGCCTTCTGCAGCATCCTGGGCTGCACCACGCTGATGCTCGCCCCGCACCATGAAGGAGAGATCCACCCGGAGAACACCGCGGTGGACGGCATCTTCGAACTGTCGCTGTGGCTGCACGGGCCGCGCGCGGTGCGTGAGCTCATCGCCATCAAGTTCCGCGGCGGGCCATCCCTGCTGGGCCGCCACGAGGTGGAGATCAGCAACCAGGGCATCCTCATCCACCCGCGCACGGAGGTGCAGTTCGCGCACCCCGCCGCGGAGGGGCGCGAGGACCGCATCCGCATGCCCTTCGGCATCCCCCGCCTGGACGAAGCGCTCCGGGGCGGCGTGCTGTCCGGCTCCACCACGCTGCTGCTGGGCGCGCCCGGCACGGGCAAGACGCTCCTGGGGCTGCACTTCCTCCTCGAGGGCGCGCGCGCGGGCCAGCCGGGCGTCTACTTCGGCTTCTTCGAGACGCCGCCCCGCCTCATCGAGAAGGCCGAGGGCACCGGCATGGGGGACCTCAAGAAGTACGTGGACGAGGGCCTCATTGAAATCCAGTGGCAGCCGCCACTGGAGCACAACATGGACTCGCTGGCGGAGCGGCTGCTGGAGCGCATCGAGGAGCGCAAGGTGGACCGGCTGCGCTTGTTCATCGACGGCGTGGCAGGCTTCCGCTCCGCGGCGGTGTACCCGGACCGCCTGGGGCGCTTCTTCTCCGCGCTCACGCACCAGCTGCGGATGATGGACGTCACCACGCTGTACTCGGATGAGACGCCCCTGTTCAGCCCCGGCGTGGAAATGCCCCAGCCGGAGGCCGCGTCCACCGTGGAGAACGTCATCCTGGTGCGCTACGTGGAGCTGCGCTCGCAGCTCTACCGGCTGCTCTCCATCATGAAGATGCGGGAGAGCGCCTACGACAGCGGCATCCGCGAGTTCTCCATCAGCGAACAGGGCATCGAGGTCGCGGGCACCTTCGAGAGCGCGGAGAGCATCCTCACCGGCCACGCTCGCCTGACTGGCGGCGAGAGCTCCCGCTCCGACCGCGTGAAGGCCCCCCTGGGCCCGAAGAAGAAGAAGCAGGCCCGCAAGGCGCCCGCGAAGAAGAAGCCGGCCTCGAAGAAGGCTCCGGCGGGCACGTCCCGGCGGAGGCGTTCATGA
- a CDS encoding response regulator transcription factor, giving the protein MKTVLVVDDEQDIAEAIQAILEEEQLRVVVCGNGREALAKLKEEKPDLAIIDVMMPVMNGYETIDAIRKDGTHHFPILVMSAIQPPKAKMEEQQWAGFLKKPFSLRDLVDTVERLTSS; this is encoded by the coding sequence ATGAAGACCGTGCTCGTCGTGGACGACGAACAGGACATCGCCGAAGCCATCCAGGCCATCCTGGAGGAGGAACAGCTGCGCGTCGTCGTCTGCGGCAACGGCCGCGAGGCGCTGGCCAAACTCAAGGAGGAGAAGCCCGACCTGGCCATCATCGACGTGATGATGCCGGTGATGAACGGCTACGAGACCATCGACGCCATCCGCAAGGACGGCACCCACCACTTCCCCATCCTCGTCATGAGCGCCATCCAGCCGCCCAAGGCCAAGATGGAGGAACAGCAGTGGGCCGGCTTCCTCAAGAAGCCGTTCTCCCTGCGAGACCTGGTGGACACCGTGGAGCGGCTGACGTCGTCGTAG